A genome region from Clostridium pasteurianum includes the following:
- a CDS encoding H-type small acid-soluble spore protein: protein MDKKRVKEILSSKGVINVNYKNDPVWLEPISTDKDGEIQVKSIRTNEHFIVNIKDLKE from the coding sequence GTGGATAAAAAACGGGTAAAAGAAATACTTTCATCTAAGGGTGTTATTAATGTGAATTATAAAAATGATCCTGTATGGCTTGAACCAATAAGTACAGATAAGGATGGAGAAATACAGGTTAAATCCATAAGGACAAATGAGCATTTTATTGTGAATATTAAGGATTTAAAGGAATAA